CGTTATACGTGTGAGTGCTGTGATCCTCCCACAGCGGCCTGCGACGATGCCCGCCGTAGGATGCGGGGGACAGCAGCAGCGGGCGGCTTGATCGGGAGCAGTAGACCATCGTGAGCAGCGAGAACTCTTCGGCGGACGACGTGCAGCAGGTGTGGGACGTCGTCGTGGTGGGTGCGGGACCGGCGGGGGCCTCGGCCGCGTACGCGGCGGCGGTCGCCGGGCGGCGCGTACTGATGCTGGAGAAGGCCGAGCTGCCGCGCTACAAGACATGCGGCGGCGGCATCATCGGACCCTCCCGGGACTCGCTGCCGCCCGGCTTCGAGCTGCCCTTCCGGGACCGGGTGCACGCGGTGACGTTCTCGAACAACGGCCGTTTCACCCGCACCCGCCGCTCCAAGCAGATGCTGTTCGGTCTGATCAACCGGCCCGAGTTCGACCAGCAACTCGTCGAGCACGCGCAGAAGGCGGGCGCCGAGGTGCGCACCGGCGTCACCGTCCAGCGCGTCGAACAGCACGGCTCGGCGGTGCCGGACCGGCGCTCCGTCGCCGTCGTCCTGCAGGGCGGCGAGACGCTGCTCGCGCGGGCCGTGGTAGGCGCGGACGGCAGCGCGAGCCGTATAGGAGCGCATGTCGGGGTGAAGCTCGACCAGGTCGATCTCGGTCTCGAGGCGGAGATCCCGGTGCCGGAGACGGTCGCCGAGGACTGGAAGGGCCGGGTCCTCATCGACTGGGGCCCGATCCCCGGGAGTTACGGCTGGGTGTTCCCCAAGGGCGACACGCTCACGGTCGGTGTCATCTCGGCGCGCGGCGAAGGCGCCGCGACCAAGCGGTACTTGGAGGAGTTCATCGGGCGGCTCGGCCTCGCCGGCTTCGAACCGAGCATCTCCTCCGGGCATCTGACCCGCTGCCGGGCGGACGACTCCCCGCTGTCGCGCGGGCGGGTGCTGGTGTGCGGTGACGCGGCGGGACTGCTGGAGCCGTGGACACGGGAGGGCATCTCGTTCGCGCTGCGGTCGGGGCGGCTCGCGGGGGAGTGGGCGGTGCGGATCGCCGAGGCGCACGACGCCGTGGACGCCCGGCGCCAGGCTCTGAACTACGCCTTCGCGATCAAGGCGGGACTCGGCGTCGAGATGAGCGTCGGCAAGCGGCTGCTGACGGTGTTCGAGCGCCGTCCCGGGCTCTTCCACGCGGCGCTGACCGGTCTGCGGCCGGCCTGGAAGGCGTTCATGGACATCACCCGCGGCTCGACGTCGCTGGGCGAGCTGGTCCGCGCCCACCCCATGGCCCAGCGCGCCCTGACCGCGATGGACCGCCGCCAGGCGCCGGTGGGCGACCCGGTACCGGCGGGCGACGAGGCGACCTCCTGACGGTCCCCTGCTCGGCAAGGGTGCCGGTTCACTTCTGGACGGTGATCCGGAAGACGGGGTGGTCGGGGGCGCAGGCGATGATCTCCTCGTCGGAGGACTTCGCGGTGACGCCCTGGAAGTACTGGTTGACCTCCCAGCCCCACTTCTCCAGATAGGTCCGCAGGAGCGGGAGCTTCTCCGAGTCGGGAAGCTCCACCGCGGTGAACTCGCGGACCTTGCGGCCGACCCGCAGCTCCCCGCCCCCTGCGGCACGCATGTTGCGCACCCACTGCGAGTGGCCGCGGGCCGAGACGAGGTACTGCGCGCCTTCGTGGACGTGCGGGTTGACCGGGATGCGCTGCATCCTGCCGCTCTTGCGACCGCGCACCGACATCTCCGCCGTGCCCGCGATGCTGAGCCCGTGCCGGGCCAGCCAGCCGATCACGCTGTTGAGGCGGACGTTCAGCGGACTGCCCTTGAGGTAGTACGGCGACGACATGGAGACTCCCGGAGAACGAGTTGAGAGAGCACTGCTCTCGCTTGAGAGCAGTGTGCACGAGAATGGCGATCCAAAGCAAGAG
The DNA window shown above is from Streptomyces chartreusis and carries:
- a CDS encoding geranylgeranyl reductase family protein; this translates as MSSENSSADDVQQVWDVVVVGAGPAGASAAYAAAVAGRRVLMLEKAELPRYKTCGGGIIGPSRDSLPPGFELPFRDRVHAVTFSNNGRFTRTRRSKQMLFGLINRPEFDQQLVEHAQKAGAEVRTGVTVQRVEQHGSAVPDRRSVAVVLQGGETLLARAVVGADGSASRIGAHVGVKLDQVDLGLEAEIPVPETVAEDWKGRVLIDWGPIPGSYGWVFPKGDTLTVGVISARGEGAATKRYLEEFIGRLGLAGFEPSISSGHLTRCRADDSPLSRGRVLVCGDAAGLLEPWTREGISFALRSGRLAGEWAVRIAEAHDAVDARRQALNYAFAIKAGLGVEMSVGKRLLTVFERRPGLFHAALTGLRPAWKAFMDITRGSTSLGELVRAHPMAQRALTAMDRRQAPVGDPVPAGDEATS
- a CDS encoding nitroreductase family deazaflavin-dependent oxidoreductase, with the protein product MSSPYYLKGSPLNVRLNSVIGWLARHGLSIAGTAEMSVRGRKSGRMQRIPVNPHVHEGAQYLVSARGHSQWVRNMRAAGGGELRVGRKVREFTAVELPDSEKLPLLRTYLEKWGWEVNQYFQGVTAKSSDEEIIACAPDHPVFRITVQK